The Halomarina pelagica genome segment GCGCATCAATGACACGGGAGTAGACCCTCTACTGCCGCTGAGACGGACGGGTTCCCGGTCGACCGGTGACCGTTGTTCCGTATTGCACGAGGCGGCAACCCTGACAGGATGCTCCAGCGCGTCAGCGACGTGCTCGCGGCGTTCACACCGGATTTCGTAGGTCCTCATCCGGAGCACGCTGACCGTTGGCCATCGCTTGATGCGACACTTGCCGATTGCTGTAGCGCCGACGACCGCACCTCGATCTTGACACCGTTGCTCCCCAGCTCGCTCTTCCGCGGCGACCCCCCGGCGACGAGTGAATGGGATGTCCTTGTTATCCTATCGTTGACGGAAGCAATGATCAGATTGCTTCCGCGTACGCGCGTCAGATCATAACCGCTGCCAGCTCGCCCAACTCGTCGATGTCTACGTCCCTGCTAGCGATTCTTGCTCGATAGAGGGCGACTCTGTGAACGCAATCCCAAGACAAATCTAAGAGGAGCCACTATGCAGAACGACGATTCTAGACTGCCAACAGAATCAAGAACGGGAGTATCAAGAACGCATTAACACCCGTCTAGACCAACAATTAGGTGCACTACATTCCAGCTAGTTAGAATTGGTAACCGAATTCATTCATTCGGTAACATCCAAGGCCAAAGAAGTCATCAGAGTCAGGATCTTCATAGTTACAGAGGCTAATAAGCCAGCAGTAGGAGGAGTTATTCGGTGATTCATAATAGCTCATCGAACCGCTGTCCCCTGGTTTATAATCATTTGATGAACTATTATCAACTAACCATACAGAATACGGTTTCGGAAGACAGCCAAAAAAAGAGGTGTATACAGTCGATGCAATAGCTGTGATGCCTGCCGTCGTCGTCCGGCAGGTTCTCTGTCCAACTTTTTGCGGGCGGGCTCCGTTTCGCCGGAGGTCACCGAGCCCGTCGTAGGAAAAATTCCCTCGGATTCCATTATATCCAGAGTCCCAAATCGCACGAGCATATCCGAATCCATTAGTGATATCAGTAGCGGCGAAGTCTTCCTTACACCGGTCGTACCGGACCTCACCAATCAAAGTACCATCTGCCTTTCTCAATTTCTTACCAACATTATCAGAACCATTAAAGATATGCTGGCTTGTTATAATGTAACTGTTTCCGTTTTTATATCCCGTACAACTTACGGTGCCATACCCACGTTCAGAACTATCGCCTTTAACCAAGAAGCCGCCATAGATGTATGTATTGGTCCAGTTTCGGAGATCATCAAGGCTACAACTAGTAGGCCGTGGAACGCCTGATTTACGGGGGACTACCTCCACACCGTCCACGTGATCTGGTAGCTCTGAAGCAGTCCGGTGGTATTTATCTTCCACAATTCGAACCGAGATTCTTGAGTTCTCACCTCCAGCGTCTCCTGGAATTACACCGACAGAGACCACTCCATTTTTCTGGCTGAATCGGTGACCTACTCGATCTTTAACATCAGTTGCGTGTCTGAAATCGTTGTACCAGTCTGCGGGGATATATTTGACGAAAGGCGTCCGCTTTGCATGAGGATCATCCCCATGAAAACCCACAACAATAGGGACTTCGTCCGATGCCGCCGCTTTAACATCATCGGTTGTAAGATAACTCGCAGTAATACCACTGAAGCCTAAACCAGAGAGTGTCCGCATTAATCGACGTCGAGACATTACCTTACACCGCTTCCGGTGAATCCCCTGTGTTTCAGGATATTTCGGTTTCATCATACTACTGCCTAACCTATACCATCTCTAATATATTAATCTTACTGTGATTCATATCTAATGAACACTAGTGAAGGACTACAATTTCAGCCGCCCTATTAGCAAGTTATGACAGCTTTCTCAGCACGACCCCAAGTATAAATCCTACTGTGCCAAAAATGAATCCGAAAATGAGAGCAAATATTACGATATGATGCGGTGGAACTTCGCCTCCATAGGTTGCAATTCCACCACTGGTAAGGACTCCACCAGCAATGATACTAGGCACGACAATACAAGTGAGATAACCCCCATTTCGGTAGCCATGAATTACACTCAACCCGAGAAGAAAAATACCAGCTACGATCTGGGCGACCTCAGACTGGAACACGACAAACGATCCTAAAGAAAACATGGTACCAATATAAACCGCTGCTAAACTGATCACACCGCTTAATAGAATGAAAAGAACGGCCACTGCCAGTGAGCGACCAACGATTAACCCACGAATCTGGTGCCGTTGAAACTGCATAGAGGAGATACATCCGAAGAGGATATATGTGTTTCCTACGCTATAGTCACCGTTTCAAGTATTGTATTGAATAGCCTCACGAAGCGACTTCGTGACGCAGATAACTGGTTAGAGAGCAACAAAGCGCCGTTGATGAACTATGCAGATGCCGTGGTGGTTCTTGACCACTATTATTTCGATGAAGGCCATTACGGGGTGGGATTCATCGGCAATGTCGGGTACGACAGCAATATCTGTGGGATTATTGACTGTGCCTATGAAGACTACAACAGTATGGCGCCAGAACTCCAAAATGTAAAATCCGCAGGGGTCGCCTACCACGAACTCAGTCACGTTTTCAACGCTCGTCATACTGATGTAGGTATGGACATATATAACAACGCAACCATCAAGTACGGTTTCGACGATGGCATTTCTGCCTGTTACAAAGACGCGTTACCCGAAGTCGTCGAACGTGAACAGTCGTATTGCTGCGTCAACAGGGTCCGTAATCGCTACGATAACCGTAAGGTTCTCTTTTAATTCGTTCGTGTGCAATTCGACGAAAAAGACACCATCATACACGCAAATTAAGGGTTATGAACCGAAGACAGTTCCTCCTCATCGGCACGGGTTCGGTGTTGTTCGCCGGCTGCCTGAACAATCCCACCCGGGCAGGTGATACCACAAACGAGTCAAATTCGTCGAACGAGACGACGCCCGATCCGGCAGCGCCGTCGAACGGCTCTACGCCCTCGAACGTCACGTCAGCTGATTTACCTCCGGTCTCCGAAGCCCCGCGCGACCTCCTCGTGCAGAACGAAGATCGGGTCCGCCACGAAATTAGCGTCACAATCAAGCACGCTGGGGCGCAGATCTTCTCGGAGACGGTGACGCTGAACCCGGCACTCAACGAGAGTGGCGAGGTAAACTCCGGATACAAGCGATATTGGAGTGAAGTCATTCCAGAGACAGGCATGTATACGGTGACTGCATCAGTGACCGGCGGAGAATCGGTCACGGAGAAGATGCATGTTACCAATCAGACGACCGGTCTCTTCGTCCTGATTGAGGAAGGCACGATCAAAGTCAGGGAAAAACCGACGATGTAAGTAAGGGGCGTCGCTCTATATGTAAAATTAGAGCACAGTTCAACCAACTTCTTGACGGCGTTCGACGTGATCCGTAAGACTGACCACGTCAACATTGTCCCCGGCGCCGGGACCGATCAGAGGGCGCGAGTATCTGTCTGACGTACTTTTATGAGACTGTGGAACGCACGCGAAACTACTGTTGAACGGGCGTTAAACAGGTGTCAAACGACGGGAAGCAATACCCATACGACACGACTATGGCAGCAGACGACGCCCTGCGGAGCAACTCTTCCCCGAGACAGAACGAAGAACCGTCCGCGCTGCGGCTCGCGAGCTTCGTCGACAAAGGCGGCGTCGGCAAGACCACCGCCGTCGCGCATATCGGCGTTGCACTCGCTGAGCGCGGCCTCGACGTCCTCCTGGTCGACCTCGCCGGCAAACAGGGCGACCTCGCAAAGCAGTTTGGCATGTGGGAGACCGTCCGCGAGGGCCGCGACTGGCCGAATATCACGACGACGTTTCAGGCCGAATGGTCAGAGATCGCCGACCAAGTTCCGACTGCCGCTCAGGAGCTCATCGCTGCGACCGGCGAAGGGCCCGACCTCCTGCGGCGCACGAATCGCTCGACGGCCTCGACGCGAAGCTCGCCGCCGATGACGACGCCGCCGACCGGTATTCGCGCTTCGACCGCTTTCTGAGCGAGTACATCGCCGACGCGTACGATGCGATTCTGATTGACCTCCCCGGCGCCTCGTCGAACGTCGCGTATAACGGCTTATGGGCCGCCGGCAACGTCCTGACGCCGACGCGGCCCGGTGCCTTCGAGGCAGGCCAGGCGCGACGACTTCGCGCGGATGCACGAGACGCTCGGCGTCGAGATCGAGCTCGCCATGCTGCTGCCGAACGAGGTCGACGTCCGGACGACCGCTGACCAGGCGTTTCTCGACGCCCTCGCCGAGGAGTTCGGCGACGTCCTCGCGCCGGCGCACGTCCCCCGGTCGAAGGATATCTAGAACGCACAACTCGACGGGCAAACCGCGTTCGCGCTCGCCGACCCCTCCCCGACGGCCGAGCGGGCGCTCGACGCCTATCGCGCCGCGGCGCGAGCCCTCTGTGAACGCTTCGACGTCGTCAGCGACCCAGCGAGCAGCGGCGAACAGAACGCGACAGTGAACGCCTCTCCGGAGCACACCTATGAGTGATTCTGACCCGTCACCCCCAGACGACGACCCCGACCCCGACGCCGAGCCTGACGACGCGGACCCGTTCGCGAGCCTCGACCCCGACCTCCGCGAGAAAACCGACGTCGGCGACCGAACCGACAGCGCCCCCGCGTCGGCCGAGAGCGCCGACGACGGCGGAGAGGCCGATGCCGTCGAGCAGTCACCGCACGAGGCGTTTGCGGCCGCAGTAGAGACGCACCTCGACGCGATTGCCGCCGGCGAGAAGGGCGATACGATCGGCGTGCGTGACCCTGAGCTCGCGGCGTTCCTCCGGGCGCTCAACGACGTCCCGAGTATCCGGACCGACGTCGGACTCGCCGTGCAAGCGGCGTACGGGACGCCGCCGGACCCGACGGGCGTCGATAAGAGTACGATCGTCCGGCTCGCCGTTCGCGCGGCGCTCGCCGAATACGACCCGGAGACGTTTGCGACGTTCCGTGACGTGCTGACCGACCGCGCTCGCGTGATCGTAACAATTACGCCGTAAATCGTATGAAGGGGATAGACCGATAATCGATACAACACCGATTGTATCCTACGGAATTAACATACCTATAAACCCAGTACCACCACTATGAGATTTGCTAACGTCCACTGCACGATGATAGTAGCCGTGCTGCTCGTTACAGCAGGTTGTATCGGTTCGACGGGGCCAGAAGCCGATACCGAGCGTCCTACTGAATCTGGATCAGTAGACGTGACGTCTAATGTGACGATCCACCCCTATCCCCAACTTCCATCCACGCTCACGAACGAGACCGCAGTCGAGTACGCGAGAACCTACGAGCGCGCACATGCACAGCGGCAGGCGCTCAACGAAAGTCAGAACGTCAGTGGCTCGCTCGAAACGGTGCAGATAAGCATCGAGACGGCCGTCGCGACAAAGACTGCCGATGGTGGCTACATCGTCCGACTCGATTACGCCGTTGGATTACAGATCGAACTACCTGACGGGAAGGTCGTCGCCTCAGATCACGTTGTCCTCGTTGACTACTACCTTAACGAGACGACGGCCCTCCGAGCGGTTGCTCCGACGGCAAACGGTCCCGTTCCTGATCCACGGACAAATGGAACGGTTATTGCACAGCGCTCTCAGAACTGATCTTCAGCAAGATTCATCGTTATCCAACAGATACAGGCTTGGCCGATATGGATATCAGGGGGATCTGACACTGAATCGTCCATACGACCGGTGGCGCGCCTATTAGTATGAGAGTATGAGCGTCTTTTCAAATTACGTCTCGACCTCGGCCTACGGGAACTACTATAACTGGAACTGGCAGAACAACAACCAGAACACGACCATCGATCACCGCCAGTTCGTTCGCGGCCACGATGACGGCCATCTGGGCTACGATACCCAGCACTGGCACGAGGGAGAAGACGCTGGGCTTCTCTATGCCACCGTCGGCGTTCACTCCAGTTATACAGACGGTCCTGGACCGTAGGAAAGGTTAGTATCTATACTGTTGTATAGTAATATATGGTCATAGCAGCTCAATCCCGTCGACTCCCCGCCTTCGGCGTAAAAGTGGTACTCGCCGTCGCCGTCCTCGCTGGCTTACACCTGCTCGCACAGGTCAGTACGGTCCGCCTCCTGCAGATCCCCGGCTACCTCATCATGGCCGGGGTCGACCTGATCCAGAACACGGTGCTCCCTGGCCTCTCAGGGCTCGAATTCGACGCCCTGTACGCCGTCTATCTGGTGATCGTCGCGGTCGTCCTGACGCTCCTCGTTCGAGCAGTCTACGCGCGAACCACCGCGTAACTTCCCTCTCACACGCTTTTACAGCCGCACGACGCTCGCCGTGCACTGGATCTCCCGGTTGTCTCCTGTCTGTTTCACGTTCGTTAGCCACGACGTGCGTCCGACTGACGCCTTGGCGGTGGACAGTTCGTGTAACCCTGAACGCGGCCCCGCAGCGACAGTGATGAATCAGTACTTCCATCGTGCCGGCGGAGCTATTCGGCGGCACGTCTGAAGTCCAATCCAGAGACATCCGGGATGTTCCGTGACGTTCTGACCGACCGAGCGCGCCGCGGCGGCGACCGACCGGCGCGCGGCTCTCTCGACCGTCGGACGCTGCCCTATCCGATGTATCCGACAGATCTACGCACGCGACTCCCGACGCTGAACAGTTTTCACGTACGTCGGGGACAATCCACGGCTACGGTGCGAGTATTAATATTGACCCAATTAGGAATATCACGGCGCCGGTTCTATAGGCGATGTTGCTTTTAACGCTCTCTTTGAGGACAGCCTCCCCGGATTCTTTCGCCGCCGGGGGATCGCCAGGGCCCGGCTTGCCCGTCTTGACGTAAAAGTCTGTGACGATTGAATTGGTCGCCGTTCTCGTGAGCCAGCATTTGAGAACGTACTTGCAGGCAAGGGAAAAATTCCACGCCTTTCCCAAAGCCGGCGCGAGCATGAGCAACCCGCCGAGGATTGATAGGAGCGGGCCCCATCCACCCGTTGCTTCGAGGAACGAAGATATCATTGGCAGACAACTGTTCGCAGCCATTACTTACATTTCGTTTGGTATGTATGGGAGCTTGGTCACCGCCGCGTATGCGAGTACGCGGCAGTAGACGACGTCTGGCGATTTTACCCGAAAAACAATACCGGAACACGGCAAGAACCGCCGCTTCAGACCAGCCATACACCACATACCGCTATCGTAAATCTATAGATAGGTTCGGCCAGAGGTCGGCAGTTTGACTTCTGACAAACCACCAATCTACCAACATTACTGATGGGCGGGATGTGGAGACAGCAATTTCACAGTTTGAAGAGCACATCTACTGAGCGGCTGTTTCACCCAAACCAGCTGGTAAGAACCCACCTCGATGTGGGGAGTCCCCTCGGAAAGTACAGAAGACTATTCGGCAAGCGGCCGCTTTCTAACTTAAACCCATTAGACTTCTGTGCGATTTTACCAATCACACAGAAGTCTACTTATATACTCGAGAAATCCTGAGCCTTAACTCCCTGCGATGCATAATTACTCCCATGACAATTACGACTGAGTTTTGCCTCAGTTCACCTTCTCTCCCACTGGTCAGTATCACTGAGAGACTCCCACCAGACCAAGTTGAGTGCGTTCACGGACTCTGTTTCGAACAGGACGCCCGGATGTTCATCGTCAAAATCGATTCCGAAGTCAACGTCTCAGAAGCCGACTTGGAAGCCCTAAACGAAGTTTCAGAGGCGACAACGATTGGCTACGCGGGCGAGCAAACAATCCACAACCTTACTATAGAACTTGACGACTCAATCTCGCAGGTATTCAACGGGGGCAGTTCTGCAGCAGCAAAACTCGAACCGACCATCGTCACACCGGACGGGTGGTACGAAAAGAAAGTGTACAAGGACCGTAATGCGTTCATGGAGTCTCGGACCCGCTGTGAGAACTACGGCATCTCGCTCGATCTCATCTCTATGACCTCCACTTCCGCTGCATCGGACGACGCTCTCCCGTTTGGGTTGACTGAACGGCAATACGAGGCGTTGACACTCGCATTTTCCCGTGGTTACTACGAGAGTCCACGCAAGACATCGACCGAGGAACTTGCCGAGGAACTCAGCATCTCACAGCCCTCGCTATCGAGACTTCTCAGGCGAGGTGAGCGCCAGATTCTCTCT includes the following:
- a CDS encoding ParA family protein, which produces MAADDALRSNSSPRQNEEPSALRLASFVDKGGVGKTTAVAHIGVALAERGLDVLLVDLAGKQGDLAKQFGMWETVREGRDWPNITTTFQAEWSEIADQVPTAAQELIAATGEGPDLLRRTNRSTASTRSSPPMTTPPTGIRASTAF
- a CDS encoding ParA family protein, coding for MPSRQARRDDFARMHETLGVEIELAMLLPNEVDVRTTADQAFLDALAEEFGDVLAPAHVPRSKDI
- a CDS encoding helix-turn-helix domain-containing protein, with product MTITTEFCLSSPSLPLVSITERLPPDQVECVHGLCFEQDARMFIVKIDSEVNVSEADLEALNEVSEATTIGYAGEQTIHNLTIELDDSISQVFNGGSSAAAKLEPTIVTPDGWYEKKVYKDRNAFMESRTRCENYGISLDLISMTSTSAASDDALPFGLTERQYEALTLAFSRGYYESPRKTSTEELAEELSISQPSLSRLLRRGERQILSSALQSREYLNTVSS